DNA sequence from the Uloborus diversus isolate 005 chromosome 1, Udiv.v.3.1, whole genome shotgun sequence genome:
aaaaaacactccagaatgatattctcgacatagaagaggaaaacacttaagtttaattgatgcagtttgtgccatctctaaattctaaaatttcgttttaacaaaaaaaaaaaagatttttttttttttttttttgcaaaataatttgatttttcacaaaattatttgttttttcacaaaattaattcatttttcacaaaattatttgatttttcacaaaaaacggaccttgtgaaaaatcttGGACAGACCCCTGGTCTATATGAgtttcgtgaaatacaccgccagctcagtcatttccaaccaaggactgcagtttcgtgcttattagcactcatcagcccggcataggaaagtgactgagctggagatggtaAACCTCTTAAGGCAGCCAAGTCACTCGTCttgtctgctaattctatattagctaccagtttgtttcgcactcttggcttccttaaggggttttccatctccagttcagtcactttcctatgccgggctgatgagtgctaataagaacgaaactgcagtcctcggctggaaatgactgagctggcggtgtatttcacgtatttctgctttagccctggctaatgggcggtaatttactgaatataccttgccttgcgttcaatcttcgagttgaaccgaaccattgcttcggtctttcgtctggtctgctaattctatattagctactagtttgtttcgcactctaggtttccttaagaggttttccatctccagctcagtcactttcctatgtcgggctgatgagtgctaataagcacgaaactgcagtcctcggctggaaatgactgagctggtggtgtatttcacgtatttctgctttagccctggctaatgggcggtaatttactgactaTATGAGTTTTATTCTcctttattaatgttattatgtTATTGAGAGAGCAGGTCAAGAAAAGTTCACTGCATCACAAAATGTAACACAATTTAAGGCAGTGACCAActatacacatacacattcatatTATGTTTTTGATTTGCATGTAATTCTGcaataaatgcattaaaataaattaacatttatatTTACATAAAACTACTTTTACCACAGCCAGCAGGACCATATAGCAAATAGCCTCGCCTATAAGGAATACCTAGAATTCACAAAACGCATGATTTATAACTTTATTTCATTACAgcaattatgtaaaaatataaatcatatcattacaaaaacattttttattcaaaaatttcaacactttagtttttcagcaaaaactttaACATCTAATATGAATTATTCAAACCTTGAATATTGAATTACCTAAAGaactgaaatttttcatttacaaatATCAGTTATCAGAAGAAATTGGAGAATGGCTGTTTTTATGCTGAAtggattcattatttaaaaaaaataaaaaagaaaaaagaaagaaagaaaatgtgtcAGTATCATAGAAGCAATATGAAGAAAAGAACTGACATGGAACATAAAATTTTAGATACTTTTTGTAGCATATGCCATACAAATAACAAAAAACTTACTAGGCTGCCTTTATACGTTCAAAATGGTAATTGAAGTAAGTCTCTACATCTTACGAAAAAGCTAAAGAACATCTTTACTGAATAGTCCACCACAGTGAAGCTTAAATATGGCACATATATTTATCCAGTGGCAGCGATTCGGAGGGGTTTATGTGGGGGTGCCCCAACTTTTTATggctaattaatttattttgttttccaattcATTCAACCAAaattagaaattataaaataaaagcagaaattttcagaacaaaattatttgttttactttgtatatctgttttttaaacattatttagcacaagaaataacttttagtttatgtattcattatttagataatagtaaatcaattgtttttcttaaacaaacaattatatgttgaataaaattattaccaagtgtctgtgacacctcaaaatactttggggtaaataatgtaagtctactgtctgatctcgaaagccgcgactagcaccgttgaaaggttctattttaaaaaggggttaCAGCTTGTTGAAAAGAATGCACCATGGTAgcatttctgctaaaaaaaaaaagcctcaactcGAAGCAACATTTCTAATAAACGAAtccaacggaaaaaaaaaaaaatccccctcacattcgttttctttcttatcaatatctcccctattttgataaaatcagaagcgacctgacgcatgcgcaaatttgaggaaggttgcggtttaaaatgtcaaacagtaattcatgtctaagtgttttttTGGGAAAGTTGTGTACAAAATTTACacaaatcttaagaaaaacgggAGTTAATTTGTTAGACTTGCATCAATTTCCTCTTATCTGCttcaacattttcaaaatcagccctaacaaaattttctactttttttcctcttttttttttttttttttttttttgctgcagctAAAAGTCCTATGGCATTTagttttcttccccccccccccacttataaGGCCAATCTGTCAGTCGGAATGCTTCCTTTCAATCAATGTTTTGAGCTGTTTGGTATACAGTCAATTGATGCTGTACTGTACtgagaaaaattattaatatattatttatatattagaCATTCTGCTGATGATAAATAATATATTACAGGTGAGGAGAAAATCAAGCAGAGGTTTTATTAATCATTCCTAATCTAACTCTAAAatgttagaaaatttcaaattgagttttttaaaagaagaGGCCATTATAATTTTCTTATACTCAAGACTATTCATAGCTCAATACAGTTAATAAcataatttattttgcaataataGGATACAATGTGAAAATAAGCTCATGgtcattttattcaattttattcatAGTAATTTATACACATATTTATGACAtacaagttttgaaaataaaatatgtttttaaaattaaaatgctaccTCTTTCTGTGTACCACTGGGGTGTACTGATGAATTCTCGAACATCATTAAGTATTTTCTCAGCAAGGCCTTCATCCAAAATAACAGATGTTATTGGCCTTCGCTTTCGAGGATGGCCAAACTGTCTCCATTCGGAGCCCATAGCTGTATAAATAATAGTTTTGCCTTCTTCTCTTTTTAAAGCTAACCTTCTAGCTGCAATAAtccaaaaaatactattaaattgAACAAGGAAACTATTATGTATTACagtatttttatacatttgtttactaatgaaacatgaaatttaatttaaggAATACCTTCATCTAGCATTTGAAAATACAAAGCTTTGTTTCTTCCTAAAGCAGTCAAAGTAACGGTTTCCCATGGAACACCCATATGAAGGTCTAATGTATGTTGCTCTCTATTTCTCTCTACTCTAATCCATGTTTTATTGTAGCTGAAACAAATAAAGAATCCaactgaaatataaaattttaggtAGAATAAAGTGAGCAAGAAAATAGAGGGATTGGGATTTCAGATTTTTAGGACTtggacttttcaaaattttaagacttaataaacaaatatattcAAGAAATAATAATGCCCCATTAGATAAGCTGTcaacaaatgaaaagaaataaattttcttgtatGGCTTTCTATCCCATTTGGATGcgaaaattattgttaaagaagatcatcatattttaatatacttgacaaaaaaattattttttgtactttCTTAATTACAAATGTCAAAGAAAATCTCATTATATTCTGATgcttaatgaataaatataatacaGGAAATAATACTGATTACTGATTTGGACACGTTGTTAACAAatgtaataaatttacttcaatcACTTTTCACCATGTggatacaaaaataatattatttttaatacactaTAAAAAGTAGTTGTGCAGTGGAAACCTTTTCTAGAGTTCTATCatctgaattttaaaactattttgatgCAATACCACAGAATTAACAACCACTTGATGCTTGTTTTATTACAAGGAACTGTTAATTTTAGAGTGTACCTTTTCAAATGTGTgacgtaaaaatttttatttttgaaacagtaacagactcaaattttaaaaaatacagcacCCTGTTACGTCacgcctcctttttttttttgcttttttagatATATCGAGAACATGTGGATGattttagcatatttttatttcacaaaGTGTTGTCACATCTGTTAATATTTGGGCATGTGCATTTGCAGagattaaatgaggcagtgagaagcaaagggatgtcagaggacattttcaaaatttaagtaaaatgcatttgaagataaggtcctaggtaggctttcattgaaaagtttttccaaatcatgctgtattgcagcacttaccagggctgcTAGTTCTATCTCTAGAACCAAAACAAAGTGTTCACCTATCCATTTttacatcttcaaatttttaattttggcatttacatccctttgcatctcatcGCCTCAAATGTAACATTGTagttaggaaaaaaaactgagaaaagaaaatggaaaggttagatttttgaataaaacaaaaaaaaaaaaaaaaaggccacatGTGCACCTCTCTTTTCAACCTAAAACTTATGCTGTATtcacatgaagaaaaaaaaaattgaattacttttagatGGAAGTAAGTCATTTCAGTTACTTGTTTGTTCCACAAACTTGaagtcattttttcttctttcatttctAAATAAGTATGCTGCCAGGATTTCATTAACaatataatttagttttattttcatccaTAGAACATTGGGTtaaattttcttctctttaaattcaatattaaatcTTTATCAAAGCTGTGTATtttcaagaatgaaaaaaattgacaCTACCATTTGGAAACAAGCTCTTCAAATAGTACTTTGAATCAGGGGCGTGCATGACGGGAGTGGGGGAAGGGATGCCTGTTGGCCTGGGCCCAAGCTTAAAGGGagcccaagatttttaaaatgaggggtgaaatatgtgTAGGGACGTAAGGGTAAGCAATTTGGAGGGGTACCTCTAAAAGTCATTTGTTACGGGCCTCAAACTTTCTGTACAGGCCCCTGCTTTGTATCAGTATGATAAGAAATTTAAACCAAAGTAAGAGTAGATTTTCAAATCAGCTTTAAAATAGttaatttgtattttcatttcatcTGAATTCTCCAATTCAATACGTACTAAAAGAAATGAGTTCCAACACTTGGAACAAAATCAAACGACGTTGAAATTTTCCCAGTGTCATGCTGTTTAAAAGTTGTTTCAACACTGATGTGTTGGGTATGCTTGGCATTTTGTGTTATCCATTGCAGCAACCACTGATAACTCTTATCTCTGCAGGGCACTTCTAAGGTCATCATGTAATGTCgtcgaaaaaaaatcattgccacCATGGAAGCTTTTCTCATAGCAGCTAAACCAGCACCAACACCCACAAGGCCAAATCCTGCTCCGAAATATGGATTGTCCTGAAGAGAAGTGATGAAATCTGATAACGgcatttcttgaaattttacgtCTGAAAAGAATGTATTTTATTAGTGTATGGTAATTTAATTtccaaagcactttttttttctcgcatgcaatttggtatttttaaaataaatttatctggaCAGTTTTCTTAATAATTATTGAACATATTTAATGCAAAACTCTTTCATccaattttaaagacaaattcaTCATGGGCGATTAAATATCTCATTCTGATCATCTAACTATAGTTATTTTATGTTTACTGTATTTCAGATTGTCATTTACCGCTTTCCACTTTCATTTCTAACAAGATAATCATGCTTTGTCTGACAAGACATGAAATCATTAGACTTcgagttttttcacaaaataaacgATGCATTGGCAAGGGTGAATTCAGCTTCTAGTTTTAGAGAGGGCTATCAGAATTAGAGCACACAAATTGGAAAAGGCTTAATTAGTGCATCAAGCCTTAAAAAGAGGTATGCAGCTATTTCCCggcaatttcttgaaattttaatccaTAATGCAGGTTCAGGCTATCTTTGATATCTTTAAAGATGGTCTGTTTTAAAActgatgttttaaaatattcaaaaaaaagttaaaacatgcaATAATTTAGAACTgtgcaaatttataaaatatgtttatcGGAGATATAGCTAGCAGGTTTGTTTTCAGGTCTGAACTTGACATTTTTTAGCATGAagtaaaatatacaaaaacagAGTGAAGACCTGAACAGCCAATAATTCCATGCAAAAGATCAGTGATGCCCAACCTATAGCCCGCGGGCCACATGTCACCACAAAGTTGATCCATGTGGATGCTACAAATGAGAAAACTTGTGCATACATTAACTATTGAACCtcagtaaaataaatttccaCTAGTTGATATTAAGGATTAATTCTGTCCCtatatttaaatttaacagtttttgtgacaaaagtaatttttacagcTTCCTGCATTAGTCTTTTTATGTGAAATActgaacacaaaaaataaatgaataaaaataaataaataaatgaaagaaaaaagcattaaaatgtaaataataagtttttgaaaatttcatattaactagtgtgtaatgaGTTGCgtaatgctgaataaaaagtgcatattttttaattatggatatttttgcgcagttgcttttTAGGGATTTTAGAAAAGGTATGTGCAGTTTTTtgtcaaatttcttttcaaaccccTATATTATGAAAAGCCCCGatttaacatataaaagttttggtcctaaTGAATTTGTTAAATCAGGGTCCAACTGTactatgaaaataattttcatactcATTGCTAAAAACTATACACTGTTTTTCCCAAAATTTAGTTCCTGGTTAAACTTATGATTTCACTGTTTTATTtctatacctcagagccagaggaacgaaagtcacattatgataatttcacaGTAGagtggaaaaacatttttcaggtCCGTGCAAAAGATGGGACGCTTGCTCTTTAAacgcaattaaaaaatgaaaaggattttttttaattgatgtggaATGGGTTTCTACATACAaagcactaataaacggaaaatcgcagaTTTTGGACagacgtccttctggctctgggGTACAGATTTAAGTAGTCAAAGTTTTATCAACTACAGCAAGATTAATATCGAACGTTtgtacataagtaaaaaaaacctttaaaatccgTTCTGAATTTTTTCGAGTGAAAGAGAAAATGAGCGAAGTTTTACGCAAGGGAATAAAAGGGATTTTTGTCAAAAGATGTGTTAATCAATTTTAAAcaagatctttttttaaaaaaaaaagataattttagattTAGAATGAAAAGTTGGCTTCATATGGAATTAGTAACAGGTTAAATATTTCGATTACAGTTTGAAATTAATCTACATTTAAATGAATGACGGAgcagagaagggaaaaaaaagcaattcattaAATGTATTTGACTCACTGGGACTTAGGGAGAAAGAACagaagaaacaaataaattaaattttaattttttttactcaatccTCTTCATTCGACTCAATAACATTTTGTACTCAATTTTAAAAGATATAAGTTCAATAAATCGCGGTTACATCATTTCACTAAGGGCGCAGCCATCTTGAATGTTTGTTTACAATttggggtgcattcggaaacgcggatcggtcgcctcggtgcaaccgcaagcgatcggaaacgcttgcggtggaaccggtgacgtcacttaaccgcgttcggaaacactgcggttgttttctggcggtcgacttggtagcaacctgtggcaccgctgtctggaagcggttagcgagatcacaaacgtcacaaagtctgtgttggccaatccggtcgtgtttcatgttttgatcgtaacgcacgtgacttgcctactatgaaagttacgcgttgattggagtgtcgtttgttgctgaactagaactaccgcggtttaaccacgagcgttcggaaacacagctgttctaccggaattcctagagaaattccaaatacgtcataaccacaccggactaac
Encoded proteins:
- the LOC129222574 gene encoding mitochondrial chaperone BCS1-like translates to MPLSDFITSLQDNPYFGAGFGLVGVGAGLAAMRKASMVAMIFFRRHYMMTLEVPCRDKSYQWLLQWITQNAKHTQHISVETTFKQHDTGKISTSFDFVPSVGTHFFYYNKTWIRVERNREQHTLDLHMGVPWETVTLTALGRNKALYFQMLDEARRLALKREEGKTIIYTAMGSEWRQFGHPRKRRPITSVILDEGLAEKILNDVREFISTPQWYTERGIPYRRGYLLYGPAGCGKSSFITALAGELEYSICILNLSERGLSDDRLQHLMSVAPQQSIILLEDIDAAFVKREEAPATKAAYEGLNRVTFSGLLNMLDGVVSAEARILFMTTNYLERLDAALIRPGRVDVKEYVGFASEYQLRQMFHRFYPEMPISLAEQFAVEVTKTNKNVSMAGVQGLFMFYKHDPKGLLQNVDKIGQL